Proteins from a genomic interval of Stenotrophomonas maltophilia R551-3:
- the queA gene encoding tRNA preQ1(34) S-adenosylmethionine ribosyltransferase-isomerase QueA, translated as MRAIVDLLPPTALKKSDFNYNLPAELIAQAPLAERSASRLLLVPPAPDAFTDLQVRDLPSLLQPGDLLVFNDTRVIPARLFGQKASGGRVEILIERLLGGQQARAQVGASKSPKAGSRIALDAGGEAEVLGRDGEFYVLQFHVPESLEQWLLHAGRLPLPPYIQREPGMDDRERYQTVFAREVGAVAAPTAGLHFDEPLLAALKDKGVDFGHVTLHVGAGTFQPVRADDLKDHVMHREWLNVGAELVQQVRRTRAAGGRVIGVGTTVVRALESAMRDGELLPFAGETQIFITPGYRIRSVDAMVTNFHLPESTLLMMISAFAGKERVFEAYQHAIAQRYRFFSYGDAMLLFPQAG; from the coding sequence ATGCGCGCCATTGTCGACCTGTTGCCGCCCACTGCCTTGAAGAAGTCCGATTTCAACTACAACCTGCCGGCTGAACTGATTGCGCAGGCGCCCCTGGCCGAGCGTTCCGCAAGCCGCCTGCTGCTGGTGCCTCCGGCGCCCGATGCCTTCACCGACCTGCAGGTGCGCGACCTGCCGTCGCTGCTGCAGCCTGGCGACCTGCTGGTGTTCAACGACACCCGGGTGATCCCGGCGCGCCTGTTCGGGCAGAAGGCCAGTGGCGGCCGCGTCGAGATCCTGATCGAGCGCCTGCTCGGCGGCCAGCAGGCACGTGCCCAGGTGGGCGCCAGCAAGTCGCCCAAGGCCGGCAGCCGCATCGCCCTGGATGCCGGTGGCGAAGCCGAGGTGCTGGGCCGCGACGGCGAGTTCTATGTGCTGCAATTCCATGTGCCGGAATCGCTGGAGCAGTGGCTGCTGCACGCCGGTCGCCTGCCGCTGCCGCCGTACATCCAGCGCGAGCCGGGCATGGACGACCGCGAGCGCTACCAGACCGTATTCGCGCGCGAAGTGGGCGCGGTGGCGGCGCCGACAGCCGGCCTGCATTTCGACGAACCGCTGCTGGCCGCGCTGAAGGACAAGGGCGTGGACTTCGGCCACGTCACGCTGCACGTGGGTGCGGGTACGTTCCAGCCGGTGCGTGCCGATGACCTGAAGGACCACGTGATGCACCGCGAGTGGCTGAACGTGGGTGCCGAGCTGGTGCAGCAGGTACGGCGCACGCGCGCCGCCGGCGGCCGGGTGATCGGCGTCGGTACCACCGTGGTGCGCGCGCTGGAAAGCGCGATGCGCGATGGCGAACTGCTGCCGTTTGCTGGTGAAACGCAGATCTTCATCACCCCGGGCTACCGCATCCGCAGCGTCGACGCGATGGTGACCAACTTCCATCTGCCGGAAAGCACGCTGCTGATGATGATTTCCGCGTTCGCCGGCAAGGAGCGCGTGTTCGAGGCCTACCAGCACGCGATCGCGCAGCGCTACCGCTTCTTCAGCTACGGCGACGCGATGCTGTTGTTCCCGCAGGCGGGGTAG
- a CDS encoding bifunctional diguanylate cyclase/phosphodiesterase, which produces MSTHAEPAEEPLHEAVLSTALVRALHALLPETAVVRVGWDDLQLGRGEGGWPPVSGDRPAVPAGIGDGQHGWDYDGARLLLSVEGAIPSPAWWGLARQAMELALQRGRQAGQIKALEEAERLQQALFQIADLAGADLEMGEMLRHVHGVLGTLMYAENCYIVEYDDVRDQIRFLYFADQVDDFVANPAQSHDASEMPRSLTVALLRHGKPLSGPSRELLARVVEQEHDPQRGPESLDWLGVPMLRDGRVCGAIVVQSYEHAARYGESERALLGFVAQHVQTAMDRRQAQVRLEQQVERRTQQLQRANHSLQDEVAERRRAEQLQTALYNIAEMAMSADSLAQFYGRVHGVVGRLLDARNFYIALVNAAGNGLDFVYSVDEHNASRAPRPFSRGLTEYVVRNRRPLLASRAQIDALLANGEVRESGARSHCWLGVPLLRDDEVVGAIVVQSYSQNSTFSVHDQRLLTFVAQNIGTGLARQRDQQRLRSAHAELEKRVEERTRELAEVNEKLLGQIGERLRAEQRLTHQAMHDALTGLPNRLHLLDRLQDALALARREGGPVFAVLFLDLDRFKLVNDSIGHAAGDRMLVEVAKRIVSMAGTDDVVARLGGDEFAVLLQCPQGLAQALDFGQRLLLALQESMWIAGRELFPSGSLGIALWNPRYRTGEELLRDADAAMYRAKAQGHDRCAIFDEDMREQAMRSLDLEADLRRAINNHDFLPFYQPIVRLSDGEVVGHEALLRWQHERRGLLLPGAFLELGEESGLIEQVDWLIYEQVIAGLAEGGHTYVSVNVSPRHFRSAEFSGRLFGLLDAYGADPQRLRLEITEVALLDDGPHTLRILQGLRERGIQVQLDDFGTGFSALSYLHRFPISTLKIDQSFIAGLHGPEVQSTRALVEGVLSLARTLGIETIGEGIETEAQQQTLRELGCDYGQGYLLGRPAPWGCAAA; this is translated from the coding sequence TTGTCCACGCATGCTGAACCGGCGGAAGAACCACTACACGAGGCCGTGCTGAGCACGGCGCTGGTGCGCGCGCTGCATGCGCTGCTGCCGGAAACGGCGGTGGTCCGGGTCGGCTGGGACGACCTGCAGCTGGGGCGTGGCGAGGGCGGCTGGCCGCCCGTCAGCGGTGACCGGCCTGCAGTACCTGCTGGCATCGGCGATGGCCAGCATGGCTGGGACTACGACGGTGCGCGCCTGCTGCTGTCGGTGGAGGGCGCGATCCCCTCGCCAGCGTGGTGGGGGCTGGCCCGGCAGGCGATGGAGCTGGCCCTGCAGCGTGGCCGCCAGGCGGGACAGATCAAGGCGCTGGAGGAGGCCGAGCGGCTGCAGCAGGCGCTGTTCCAGATCGCCGACCTGGCCGGTGCCGACCTGGAGATGGGCGAGATGCTGCGCCACGTGCACGGTGTGCTGGGCACGCTGATGTACGCCGAGAACTGCTACATCGTCGAGTACGACGATGTGCGCGACCAGATCCGGTTCCTGTACTTCGCCGACCAGGTCGATGACTTCGTTGCCAACCCGGCGCAGAGCCACGACGCCAGCGAGATGCCGCGCAGCCTGACGGTGGCGCTGCTGCGCCATGGCAAGCCGCTCAGTGGCCCGTCACGCGAGCTGCTGGCGCGGGTGGTCGAGCAGGAGCACGATCCGCAGCGTGGCCCGGAAAGCCTGGACTGGCTGGGCGTGCCGATGCTGCGCGATGGCCGCGTGTGCGGTGCCATCGTGGTGCAGAGCTACGAACACGCGGCCCGCTATGGTGAGTCCGAGCGTGCCCTGCTGGGTTTTGTCGCCCAGCACGTGCAGACCGCGATGGACCGGCGCCAGGCGCAGGTGCGGCTGGAGCAGCAGGTCGAGCGGCGCACGCAGCAGCTGCAGCGTGCCAACCACAGCCTGCAGGACGAGGTGGCCGAACGGCGCCGTGCCGAGCAGCTGCAGACCGCGTTGTACAACATCGCCGAGATGGCGATGTCGGCCGACAGCCTGGCCCAGTTCTACGGGCGGGTACACGGTGTGGTCGGGCGCCTGCTCGACGCGCGCAATTTCTACATCGCGCTGGTCAACGCGGCCGGCAACGGCCTGGATTTCGTCTATTCGGTGGACGAGCACAATGCCAGCCGCGCGCCACGGCCGTTCAGCCGTGGCCTGACCGAATACGTGGTACGCAACCGGCGGCCGCTGTTGGCTTCGCGCGCGCAGATCGATGCGCTGCTGGCCAACGGCGAGGTGCGTGAATCCGGTGCGCGTTCGCACTGCTGGCTGGGCGTGCCGCTGCTGCGCGACGACGAAGTGGTCGGCGCGATCGTGGTGCAGAGTTACAGCCAGAACAGCACCTTCAGCGTGCACGACCAGCGCCTGCTGACCTTCGTCGCGCAGAACATCGGTACCGGCCTGGCCCGCCAGCGCGACCAGCAACGGCTGCGTTCGGCGCATGCCGAGTTGGAAAAACGGGTGGAAGAGCGCACCCGGGAGCTGGCCGAGGTCAACGAGAAACTGCTCGGCCAGATCGGCGAGCGGTTGCGCGCAGAACAACGGCTGACCCACCAGGCCATGCATGATGCGCTGACCGGGCTGCCCAATCGCCTGCATCTGCTCGACCGCCTGCAGGACGCATTGGCGCTGGCCCGGCGCGAGGGTGGACCGGTGTTCGCCGTGTTGTTCCTTGACCTGGACCGCTTCAAGCTGGTCAACGACAGCATCGGCCATGCCGCGGGCGATCGCATGCTGGTGGAGGTTGCCAAGCGCATCGTGTCGATGGCCGGCACCGACGATGTGGTGGCACGGCTGGGCGGTGACGAATTCGCAGTGCTGCTGCAGTGTCCGCAGGGCCTGGCGCAGGCACTGGATTTTGGTCAGCGACTGCTGCTGGCGCTGCAGGAATCGATGTGGATCGCCGGCCGCGAACTGTTCCCGTCCGGCAGCCTGGGCATCGCCCTGTGGAACCCGCGCTACCGTACCGGCGAAGAACTGCTGCGCGATGCCGACGCCGCGATGTACCGGGCCAAGGCGCAGGGCCATGACCGCTGCGCGATCTTCGACGAGGACATGCGCGAGCAGGCCATGCGCAGCCTCGACTTGGAAGCCGATCTGCGCCGCGCGATCAATAACCACGATTTCCTGCCGTTCTACCAGCCGATCGTGCGCCTCTCCGATGGCGAGGTGGTCGGGCACGAGGCGCTGCTGCGCTGGCAGCACGAGCGCCGTGGTCTGCTGCTGCCGGGTGCGTTCCTGGAGCTGGGTGAGGAGAGTGGGCTGATCGAACAGGTCGACTGGCTGATCTACGAACAGGTCATCGCCGGCCTGGCCGAAGGCGGCCACACCTATGTGTCGGTGAACGTGTCACCGCGTCATTTCCGCTCTGCGGAGTTCAGCGGCCGCCTGTTCGGCCTGCTGGATGCGTACGGTGCCGATCCGCAACGGCTGCGGCTGGAGATCACCGAGGTCGCACTGCTGGATGACGGCCCGCACACGCTGCGCATCCTGCAGGGCCTGCGCGAGCGCGGCATCCAGGTGCAGCTGGACGATTTCGGTACCGGCTTCTCGGCGCTGTCCTACCTGCACCGCTTCCCGATCAGCACGCTGAAGATCGACCAGAGTTTCATCGCTGGCCTGCATGGACCGGAAGTGCAGAGCACGCGCGCATTGGTCGAGGGCGTGCTGTCGCTGGCGCGCACGCTGGGCATCGAGACCATCGGCGAGGGCATCGAGACCGAGGCGCAGCAGCAGACGCTGCGCGAACTCGGCTGCGACTATGGCCAGGGCTACCTGCTGGGGCGGCCGGCACCGTGGGGCTGCGCGGCGGCCTGA
- the secF gene encoding protein translocase subunit SecF: MKLFPLHILPNDTKIDFMRWRHVAMVVTIIVFLASISIIGFKGFNYALDFTGGTLIEARFDKAVDVEQVRTKLEENGFDGAQVQSVGGNTDLLIRLAPHGEHAPGTGDAAHEDKATAAAVVKALSTADNQATVLRNEFVGPQIGKDLAMNGLYATIFMLAGFLIYIAVRFEWKFAVTASIVAMFDLIVTVAYVSLLGREFDLTVLAGLLSVMGFAINDIIVVFDRVRENFRSLRVDSMEVLNRSINQTLSRTVITAVMFFLSALALYMYGGSSMEGLAETHMIGAVIVVLSSILVAVPMLTIGFLRVSKQDLLPKAKDVEALARRP; the protein is encoded by the coding sequence ATGAAACTGTTTCCGCTGCACATCCTCCCGAACGACACCAAGATCGACTTCATGCGCTGGCGCCATGTCGCGATGGTCGTCACGATCATCGTGTTCCTGGCCTCGATCTCCATCATCGGCTTCAAGGGCTTCAACTACGCCCTGGACTTCACCGGCGGCACCCTGATCGAAGCCCGCTTCGACAAGGCGGTGGACGTCGAGCAGGTCCGTACCAAGCTCGAAGAGAACGGCTTCGACGGCGCCCAGGTACAGAGCGTCGGTGGCAACACCGACCTGCTGATCCGCCTGGCCCCGCACGGTGAGCACGCCCCGGGTACCGGCGATGCCGCGCACGAGGACAAGGCCACCGCCGCGGCCGTGGTGAAGGCGCTGTCCACCGCCGACAACCAGGCTACGGTGCTGCGCAATGAGTTCGTGGGTCCGCAGATCGGCAAGGACCTGGCGATGAATGGCCTGTACGCCACCATCTTCATGCTGGCCGGCTTCCTGATCTACATCGCCGTGCGCTTCGAATGGAAGTTCGCGGTCACCGCCAGCATCGTGGCGATGTTCGACCTGATCGTGACGGTGGCTTATGTGTCCCTGCTGGGCCGTGAGTTCGACCTGACCGTGCTGGCCGGCCTGCTGTCGGTGATGGGCTTCGCGATCAACGACATCATCGTGGTCTTCGATCGCGTCCGCGAGAACTTCCGCAGCCTGCGCGTGGACTCGATGGAAGTGCTGAACCGTTCGATCAACCAGACGCTGTCGCGTACGGTGATCACCGCGGTGATGTTCTTCCTGTCGGCGCTTGCCCTGTACATGTACGGCGGCAGCTCGATGGAAGGCCTGGCCGAGACGCACATGATCGGCGCGGTGATCGTCGTGCTGTCCTCGATCCTGGTGGCGGTGCCGATGCTGACGATCGGTTTCCTGCGCGTCAGCAAGCAGGACCTGCTGCCGAAGGCGAAGGACGTCGAGGCCCTGGCCCGTCGCCCGTAA
- a CDS encoding aminotransferase class III-fold pyridoxal phosphate-dependent enzyme, whose protein sequence is MSFIERLAPLRSQPGTRLTSGLDDATLTALSANHPQLIAAVDAAAEEFARVQADLGPLLAQDEQAQIDAMQDGFVNFYADDAVTPYVALAARGPWVVTLKGAVLYDAGGYGMLGFGHTPDAVLEAMARPQVMANIMTPSLSQQRFITALRAEIGHRRGGCPFTRFMCLNSGSEAVGLAARIADVNAKLQTDPGARHAGAAIKRVVVKGSFHGRTDRPALYSDSSRKSYMQHLASYRGEDSVITVAPYDEAGLRKVFEDAARNQWFIEAVFLEPVMGEGDPGRSVPPSFYAVARELTRAHGSLLLLDSIQAGLRAHGVLSVVDYPGFEGLDPPDMETYSKALNAAQYPLSVLAVTEHAAQLYRKGIYGNTMTSNPRALDVACATLAQLTPQVRANIAERGAEAVRKLEQLKGELGGLITKVQGTGLLFSCELAPQFKCYGANSTEEWLRQHGINVIHGGENSLRFTPHFGMDSEELDLLVGLVGRALREGPRREQAAAA, encoded by the coding sequence ATGAGCTTCATCGAACGCCTCGCCCCCCTGCGCAGCCAGCCCGGCACCCGCCTCACCTCCGGCCTGGACGATGCCACCCTGACCGCCCTGTCCGCCAACCACCCGCAGCTGATCGCCGCGGTGGACGCCGCCGCCGAGGAATTCGCGCGCGTGCAGGCCGACCTGGGGCCGCTGCTGGCGCAGGACGAACAGGCGCAGATCGACGCGATGCAGGACGGCTTCGTCAATTTCTATGCCGATGACGCGGTAACTCCGTACGTGGCACTGGCCGCACGCGGCCCCTGGGTGGTCACCCTGAAGGGCGCCGTGCTGTACGACGCCGGCGGCTACGGCATGCTCGGCTTCGGGCACACCCCGGACGCCGTGCTGGAGGCAATGGCCCGCCCGCAGGTGATGGCCAACATCATGACCCCCAGCCTGTCGCAGCAGCGCTTCATCACCGCCCTGCGTGCCGAGATCGGCCACCGCCGTGGCGGTTGCCCGTTCACCCGTTTCATGTGCCTGAATTCCGGTTCCGAGGCGGTCGGCCTGGCCGCGCGCATCGCCGACGTCAACGCCAAGCTGCAGACCGACCCCGGCGCACGCCACGCCGGTGCTGCGATCAAGCGCGTGGTGGTCAAGGGCAGCTTCCATGGCCGCACCGACCGCCCTGCCCTGTATTCCGATTCCAGCCGCAAGAGCTACATGCAGCACCTGGCCAGCTACCGTGGCGAGGACTCGGTGATCACCGTGGCGCCGTACGACGAAGCCGGCCTGCGCAAGGTGTTCGAGGACGCCGCACGCAACCAGTGGTTCATCGAGGCGGTGTTCCTGGAGCCGGTGATGGGCGAAGGCGACCCGGGCCGTTCGGTGCCGCCGTCGTTCTATGCGGTGGCCCGCGAACTGACCCGTGCCCATGGCAGCCTGTTGCTGCTGGACTCGATCCAGGCCGGCCTGCGCGCGCATGGCGTGCTGTCGGTGGTCGACTACCCGGGCTTTGAAGGCCTCGATCCGCCGGACATGGAAACCTATTCCAAGGCGCTCAACGCCGCGCAGTACCCGCTGTCGGTGCTGGCCGTGACCGAGCATGCCGCGCAGCTGTACCGCAAGGGCATCTACGGCAACACCATGACCAGCAACCCACGTGCGCTGGACGTGGCCTGCGCCACCCTGGCCCAGCTGACCCCGCAGGTGCGCGCCAACATCGCCGAACGCGGTGCCGAGGCGGTGCGCAAGCTGGAGCAGCTCAAGGGCGAACTGGGCGGCCTGATCACCAAGGTGCAGGGCACCGGCCTGCTGTTCTCCTGCGAGCTGGCCCCGCAGTTCAAGTGCTACGGCGCCAATTCCACCGAGGAATGGCTGCGCCAGCACGGCATCAACGTGATCCACGGTGGCGAGAACTCGCTGCGCTTCACTCCGCACTTCGGCATGGACAGCGAGGAGCTGGACCTGCTGGTGGGCCTGGTCGGCCGCGCCCTGCGTGAAGGTCCGCGCCGCGAGCAGGCCGCCGCGGCGTAA
- a CDS encoding TIGR00730 family Rossman fold protein, with protein MKSICVYCGSNAGSKPAYTERALALGDRIARDGMRLVYGGGNVGLMGTVANAVLAAGGEVTGVIPRQLADWEVAHRGLTELEIVGSMHERKSRMFDLADGFVTLPGGFGTMEEIFEMLTWRQLGIGNKPCAFLDVEGFYAPLIGMIDRMVEERFLHPDQRQDLWYGSDIEEMLAWMKNYQPAQASKWIDEKRRAALR; from the coding sequence ATGAAATCGATCTGTGTGTACTGTGGTTCCAACGCTGGCAGCAAGCCGGCCTATACCGAACGCGCCCTTGCCCTGGGCGACCGCATCGCCCGCGACGGCATGCGCCTGGTGTACGGCGGCGGGAACGTCGGTCTGATGGGAACCGTGGCCAATGCCGTGCTCGCTGCCGGCGGCGAAGTGACCGGCGTGATTCCGCGCCAGCTGGCCGACTGGGAAGTGGCACATCGCGGCCTCACCGAACTGGAAATCGTAGGCTCAATGCATGAGCGCAAGTCGCGCATGTTCGACCTGGCCGATGGCTTCGTCACCCTGCCCGGCGGCTTCGGCACCATGGAAGAAATCTTCGAGATGCTGACCTGGCGCCAGCTGGGCATCGGCAACAAGCCGTGCGCGTTCCTCGACGTGGAAGGCTTCTACGCACCGCTGATCGGCATGATCGATCGCATGGTGGAAGAGCGCTTCCTGCACCCGGACCAGCGCCAGGACCTGTGGTACGGCTCGGACATCGAAGAAATGCTGGCGTGGATGAAGAACTACCAGCCGGCCCAGGCCTCGAAGTGGATCGACGAAAAGCGTCGCGCCGCCCTGCGCTGA
- the tgt gene encoding tRNA guanosine(34) transglycosylase Tgt, which yields MSRLQFQLQTRDGRARRGRLTFPRGTVETPAFMPVGTYGSVKGILPDQVRALGAEIILGNTFHLYLRPGLDIIADHGGLHGFCRWDGPILTDSGGFQVFSLAHRRKITEQGVTFASPTDGARVFLGPEESMKIQKVLDSDVVMIFDECTPYPATEDVARRSMELSLRWAQRSRNAHDELGNDAALFGIVQGGVHTDLRSRSADALQAIGFDGYAIGGLAVGEPEDERNAMLDHLDPELPADRPRYLMGVGRPEDLVEGVARGVDMFDCVMPTRNARNGHYFTSFGTVRIRNSQYARDMDPIEPGCGCVACTGGYTRSYLRHLDRCNEMLAPMLGTLHNLFYYEKLMADIRAAIEAGTFLAFRESFYAARGAVAPPL from the coding sequence ATGTCCCGATTGCAGTTCCAGCTCCAGACCCGCGACGGCCGCGCCCGCCGTGGCCGCCTGACCTTCCCGCGTGGCACGGTGGAAACGCCGGCCTTCATGCCGGTGGGTACCTATGGCTCGGTCAAGGGCATCCTGCCGGACCAGGTGCGTGCGCTGGGCGCCGAGATCATCCTCGGCAATACCTTCCACCTGTACCTGCGGCCGGGCCTGGACATCATCGCCGACCACGGCGGCCTGCACGGCTTCTGCCGCTGGGATGGCCCGATCCTGACCGACTCCGGCGGCTTCCAGGTGTTCTCGCTGGCCCATCGCCGCAAGATCACCGAACAGGGCGTGACCTTCGCTTCGCCAACCGACGGTGCCCGCGTGTTCCTGGGCCCGGAAGAGAGCATGAAGATCCAGAAGGTGCTCGATTCGGACGTGGTGATGATCTTCGACGAGTGCACCCCGTACCCGGCCACCGAGGATGTCGCCCGCCGTTCGATGGAGCTGAGCCTGCGCTGGGCCCAGCGCAGCCGCAACGCGCATGACGAGCTGGGCAACGACGCGGCCCTGTTCGGCATCGTCCAGGGCGGCGTGCACACCGACCTGCGCAGCCGCTCGGCCGATGCCCTGCAGGCGATCGGTTTCGACGGCTATGCCATCGGCGGCCTGGCCGTGGGCGAGCCCGAAGACGAGCGCAACGCCATGCTCGACCACCTGGACCCGGAACTGCCCGCCGACCGCCCGCGCTACCTGATGGGCGTGGGCCGGCCGGAGGACCTGGTCGAGGGTGTCGCACGTGGCGTGGACATGTTCGACTGCGTGATGCCCACCCGCAACGCGCGCAACGGCCACTATTTCACCTCGTTCGGCACCGTTCGCATCCGTAATTCCCAGTACGCGCGCGACATGGACCCGATCGAGCCGGGCTGCGGCTGCGTGGCCTGCACCGGCGGCTACACCCGGTCCTACCTGCGCCACCTGGACCGCTGCAACGAGATGCTGGCGCCGATGCTGGGCACCCTGCACAACCTGTTCTATTACGAAAAGCTCATGGCCGACATCCGCGCGGCGATCGAGGCGGGAACCTTCCTGGCCTTCCGTGAGTCTTTCTACGCGGCACGCGGGGCGGTAGCGCCGCCCCTGTAA
- the yajC gene encoding preprotein translocase subunit YajC — protein MNLLAFLIPAAHAQAAGGQPQGMGLTTLLFPVILIAIMYFLMIRPQMKRQKEHKSMLEKIKRGDEVLTNGGIAGKVTDIGDNFVTIEVAENVRIRVQKGAVGSVLPTGTLDSAK, from the coding sequence ATGAACCTGCTTGCCTTCCTGATTCCCGCCGCCCACGCCCAGGCCGCCGGCGGCCAACCGCAGGGCATGGGCCTGACCACGCTGCTGTTCCCGGTCATCCTGATCGCCATCATGTACTTCCTGATGATCCGCCCGCAGATGAAGCGGCAGAAGGAGCACAAGTCCATGCTGGAGAAGATCAAGCGTGGCGACGAAGTGCTGACCAACGGCGGCATCGCCGGCAAGGTCACCGACATCGGCGACAACTTCGTCACCATCGAAGTGGCCGAGAACGTGCGCATCCGCGTGCAGAAGGGCGCTGTTGGCAGCGTGCTGCCGACCGGCACCCTGGATTCGGCCAAGTAA
- the secD gene encoding protein translocase subunit SecD, with protein MLEFPRWKYVVILIVLALSALYALPNIYQKDPAIQITANRGGQIDDALRDRVLADLKKAGVDAVGAEKEGESLIVRLPDLKAQSAASDALRDTVGENYTVALNLASTVPDWLANLGGRPMVLGLDLQGGVHFVLQVDQKAALDKRLDAYTEDVRSTLRDARIPYQSVERRADNSIVANLSPSAGDDAAQRARAALVKAQPTLGYDVSGNRITVTVPETEITQIANGAIEQNINTLRNRVNQLGVAEPIIQRQGADRVVVQLPGVQDTAEAKRMIGATATLEYRAVVEGNAQDAITAGRIPPEAKVYQQRDGRGPILLNKRVIVTGDQMVGAQAVTDSNSGSPAVSVTLNNVGGQRMFDFTSANVNKPMAVVYTERVPTVTVVDGQEVRGFKVNEEVISVANINGVFGKNFQTTGLQKKEAEDLAKLLKSGSLAAPMDFVEERVVGPSLGAENVKNGMRAVVFAFLFTLVFFSVYYRMFGVITSIAMLFNLLIVVAVMSLFGATMTLPGFAGLALSVGLSVDANVLINERIREELRAGVPGKTAIVTGYERASGTILDANLTGLIVGVALFAFGTGPLKGFALTMIIGIFASMFTAITVSRALATLIYGRRKKLQNVAI; from the coding sequence ATGCTCGAATTTCCACGCTGGAAGTACGTCGTCATCCTGATCGTACTGGCGCTCAGCGCGCTGTACGCGCTGCCCAACATCTACCAGAAGGACCCGGCCATCCAGATCACCGCCAACCGTGGCGGGCAGATCGACGATGCGCTGCGTGACCGTGTGCTGGCCGACCTGAAGAAGGCCGGCGTGGACGCCGTTGGTGCCGAGAAGGAAGGGGAGAGCCTGATTGTCCGCCTGCCGGACCTGAAGGCGCAGTCCGCTGCCAGCGACGCCCTGCGTGACACCGTCGGTGAGAACTACACCGTGGCCCTGAACCTGGCCTCGACCGTGCCGGACTGGCTGGCCAACCTCGGCGGTCGCCCCATGGTGCTGGGCCTGGACCTGCAGGGTGGCGTGCACTTCGTGCTGCAGGTCGACCAGAAGGCCGCCCTGGACAAGCGTCTGGATGCCTACACCGAAGACGTGCGCAGCACCCTGCGTGATGCGCGCATCCCGTACCAGTCGGTGGAACGCCGCGCTGACAACAGCATCGTGGCCAACCTGAGCCCGTCCGCTGGTGACGATGCCGCGCAGCGCGCCCGTGCCGCCCTGGTCAAGGCGCAGCCGACCCTCGGCTACGACGTCAGTGGCAACCGCATCACGGTGACCGTGCCGGAAACCGAGATCACCCAGATCGCCAACGGTGCCATCGAACAGAACATCAACACCCTGCGCAACCGTGTGAACCAGCTCGGCGTGGCCGAGCCGATCATCCAGCGCCAGGGTGCCGACCGCGTGGTCGTGCAGCTGCCGGGCGTGCAGGACACCGCCGAAGCCAAGCGCATGATCGGCGCCACCGCCACCCTGGAGTACCGTGCGGTGGTCGAGGGCAATGCGCAGGACGCCATCACCGCCGGCCGCATCCCGCCGGAAGCGAAGGTCTACCAGCAGCGTGATGGCCGCGGCCCGATCCTGCTGAACAAGCGCGTGATCGTCACCGGTGACCAGATGGTCGGCGCGCAGGCGGTAACCGATTCGAACAGTGGCTCACCGGCGGTCAGCGTGACGCTGAACAATGTCGGCGGCCAGCGCATGTTCGACTTCACCAGTGCCAACGTGAACAAGCCGATGGCGGTGGTCTACACCGAGCGCGTGCCGACCGTGACCGTCGTTGACGGCCAGGAAGTGCGTGGCTTCAAGGTCAACGAGGAAGTGATCTCGGTGGCCAACATCAATGGCGTGTTCGGCAAGAACTTCCAGACCACCGGACTGCAGAAGAAGGAAGCCGAGGACCTGGCCAAGCTGCTGAAGTCCGGCTCGCTGGCCGCGCCGATGGACTTCGTCGAAGAGCGCGTGGTCGGCCCGAGCCTGGGTGCCGAGAACGTCAAGAACGGTATGCGCGCGGTCGTGTTCGCGTTCCTGTTCACCCTGGTGTTCTTCAGCGTCTACTACCGCATGTTCGGCGTGATCACCTCGATCGCGATGCTGTTCAACCTGCTGATCGTGGTGGCGGTGATGTCGCTGTTCGGCGCGACCATGACCCTGCCGGGCTTCGCCGGCCTGGCGTTGTCGGTCGGCCTGTCGGTGGACGCCAACGTGCTGATCAACGAACGTATCCGTGAAGAACTGCGTGCCGGCGTGCCGGGCAAGACCGCGATCGTGACCGGTTACGAACGTGCTTCGGGCACCATCCTCGACGCCAACCTGACCGGCCTGATCGTCGGTGTGGCGCTGTTCGCATTCGGTACCGGTCCGCTGAAGGGCTTCGCGCTGACCATGATCATCGGTATTTTCGCCTCCATGTTCACCGCGATCACCGTGTCGCGTGCACTGGCGACGCTGATCTACGGCCGCCGCAAGAAGCTCCAGAACGTGGCCATCTGA